From the Solanum lycopersicum chromosome 10, SLM_r2.1 genome, one window contains:
- the LOC109121300 gene encoding uncharacterized mitochondrial protein AtMg00810-like, whose amino-acid sequence MTKRTVEGIVIVLIYVDDLLITASSKRLMDNAKQVLKSNFKIKDLGDLKYFLGIEFARNSEGKLMHQRKYAMELISDSGMSGSKPCDTPVEVNQKLTTSEFDDHFKLDNGNVLLDPGEYQRLVGRLLYLTITMPYIAFAVQSLTQFMHAPKS is encoded by the coding sequence ATGACAAAAAGGACAGTAGAAGGAATTGTGATAGTATTGATTTATGTAGATGATCTATTGATTACAGCAAGTAGCAAAAGGTTAATGGACAATGCCAAACAGGTTTTGAAGAGtaatttcaaaatcaaagacCTAGGAGATCTCAAATATTTCCTTGGTATAGAGTTTGCAAGAAATTCAGAAGGAAAACTTATGCATCAAAGGAAATATGCCATGGAACTGATATCAGACTCTGGAATGAGTGGATCAAAACCATGCGATACACCAGTCGAGGTCAACCAGAAACTGACAACCTCAGAGTTTGATGATCATTTCAAGCTTGATAATGGTAATGTTCTGTTGGATCCAGGTGAATATCAAAGACTTGTTGGAAGATTATTGTACCTTACAATTACCATGCCTTATATTGCCTTTGCTGTGCAAAGTCTTACTCAGTTTATGCATGCTCCTAAGTCATGA